The nucleotide window AAATTCAGGAGGGGCTGATTGTCCAACTAGAGAAACTGCAGGAGAGAGCAACATTCAAGTGTTAGCTAGCTAGGTAAATAGCAAGTAAACATCAAAATCATTCATGTTAGctgacaaaggaaaaagaaagaacctGCATTTTCCAGCACAGTTCCTGACCAATTTGTAATTGTATATACAGCAAGGACAATAGCACCAACAGGATCGATCCACCAATAGAATCGATCACCAAGAACAGCAGCAACCAGACCGACAACATTTGTTACCACATCGAAGTAATGATCCTGGATATCATGCATGGTTCCATAATTTGTCAAATGTTGctcaacagatgaaagaaaggATACACTACGTTAAATGAGATTTTTCAGGAGAGCGTATGGGGGAAAACGACCTTTGCATATGCTCTAACTATCTTGTTTCCTGAACTTCTGCAATAAATCCATAAGACGAGCTTCACTCCAGTGGCTGTCAGCATGATTGCATATAGCCAAGCCAGTTGCTCCTCAGTCATCTTGTCCGAAGGTGTATCTTTTATCAGTTGTTCCACAGCCTGCACTAAGACTTGAAAGCCTATGCAATCGCAGATACTCAATTAGTGTGATAGGACACGATCACCATACATGCGCTGTCTAAATGCAGATCAGAATGAGACAAAAATGCAGACTTCCATTGTAACTTCTTTAGATTGttcttttccatttcttttttcaCAAGGAGAGAAATCATGACCGATACAAACAATCATCTAGAATTGCTAATTCTCTTTAAACACTTCTCTTTGCAATTTTTGGTATACTTAGTCTTTACTCCAcactaaacaacaacaaccaccaaGAATCCACAAAATATAACCAGCTAAGAAGTCTTTACTTCACCATCATTTTGCTATTCGCGGTGCTTCAGTGGAGAACTTTTTGGTCTAACTTATTCATATGATAGAAGTTCTTTATCCTCTTCTTCAGTATCAATTGTTATTCATGAATTCTGGACTGCCAAAATTAAGAGAAAGATATGACAGGTGCATCGGCACGTACCAAGAGTAGCCATAACAGCAGCAAAGATGATAATCCCCACTGGTTGAACTCTTAACTTTCCTATAGGGTACTTGTAAATGTTTATACTCTTCATTGACAGATGAGTGAACCAAAGAATACCACCAGCCATTAGATCAAGTAATGAATCCAACGTCGACGCTGCAATGGCTAAAGAACCACTTTTTACAGTAGCATAGATCTGCAAACAGTCCAAATTAACGAAGGTTCAGTTTGATTTAAGCAAATTTAACTACCCATAGGTGAAATATACAACATTTCTTTTCTCTACAAGGAACATTATTGGAGACAACTACCTAATGTCTCACAATGACGATTCAATATGTCATAAGTGTCAAACTTACATGTGGCGTAATTTGAGCAAGAAAAATTAAGTAGCTAAACTAGCTATTGCAAACTTTAAACTACCCTGCCCTGAACCTGAGGACTGTCTTCCTTTTCTTTGAGATAATAAACAGGATCTTGGGGCACTCAAAGATGTAGCCTACAACCCATCTGCCTAAACATTGGTGAGTCGATGTAACCTCTGATACTTGTGTTAGTGGGAGTTAGCAGGCAGGCACCTAGTTGAGGTGCGCTCAAGCTAGCTTAGACACTACCATTatataaaagataataaagaaatgAAAGGGATCCTGGGGTGTATTAAGGAGAAggtttacaacaacaacaataacaacagcccagtgtaatctcacaagtgggggtctagggagggtaggatgtacgcagccgTACCCCTATCCTGGAAGAGCAGAGAGACTATTTCGGATAGACCCTCGGCATTAAGGAGAAGGTTTGAGGCATTAAAAGTTTGCACAATGAAAAAGAAGTTATACCTTAAAGGCAAGTAATAAGACATTAGCAAAATTGGAAATGTTCATTGCTCTTTCATGTTGTGCTTGATCTAGTAGGTCTTGTTCTTCATCAATGACATCAGCTGAATCAAGTGAGTCTACTTCCTCAAAGGACTTTAAAGTTGCAATCTGTCTTTCATAATATTCTTTCTCCCCTATTCATAACATCAAGAAGATAACTACATTAGAAGATGAGCTAAGAAGCAAGCAACATAGAAATTAGAACAAGAGATAAGCAAAAAGATGAAAGGCAATGCTTAAAAGAGGCATTACCATTAATTAAACCAGTGGTTTTAGACAAGTCCAAAAGAAAAGGTTCTTCAGGATCAAGCCCTGTCTTAACCTTTCTTGGTAGTTTAGAGAAGAAATCACATCTCATAGAAGTAACTGAGTTTCGACGCGCATTTGGAACTTCATTCCTCAGCAATGGCTCTTCCAcatccatttttatttttgcaaaatcCCTTTATTTTCTTATTCAAAAATCAATCAAGAAAGGAAGTGGGAATGGATGGAATATAACAGAATTTTGAAAATTCAATTCCTCCGATCCTCAGATCAAGAAAAACTCCAGCATCGAAACAGCCAGAAATGGGAATTATTTAGGGAAAGAAAGGAGAGGGGATTTGGCATATGTTTCCCAGCTtcccttttcctttctttccctttcctttattttcaaAGAGAGAAAATTTGGCTGTTGATATGCTGACAAAGTGAAGGAGTTTGAAACATGTGAATAAGATATccaaattttcagatttgtttttgcTCTCAAAAATTGTGGCATGCATGCATGCATGATCAATGTGCCTTGTTTGGTTTTGCCTTTTTGATCATTTCCTTAATTTTTAGTTTCCTCTCTTTTATgtctattcttttctttttttccttttttggtttCTAATTCCTTGTACCCATGATTTTACCTATGGCGTGAATTACTTTGACTCTTTCTGCATGGCTGTCCTCATCTCTTGTCTCGTTCATTTATTGATTGTAGTTTTTAAAATCCATACAATTAAGTTAGGTACAACCTTTTAATGATAGCATTGACTGATGATCCTGTAATATCATTCGTACATGGTTCGTTTCTTACTTCACTCTTTCTTTGTCGTTACTATTTTAGCCCACCTTAATTAAAGAAACGTTATTAATTAAGAATGCTCTCTATTAAATTTAATGATGTTTGATTTTGCCACGCAAATCGATTCTATTAAAAGAGTTTAAATTTTACGAATTCTAAATTTTAACCATTTTTACTTATTGGATTCTAAAATTACTATATTTTTACGTATTAAATGAATTTCTTGTTAGTATTCTGTATTTGATAaataattttggagaagaaaagaaaataacgtATAAACAGAATGTAGAAGAAACAAaatttaatccgagcccactgaattcacagtattttCTTAAGGAACTTAATCTCCTCCTACTATCcgaggttgtggattattttctcccagaaTAGAAcggattacacactggtgtagcgctacttcaaaccccagtgtttcagcgaacacaatgatccgtagcaaatcacacttactgttgctttctttgtagttaaaacaatgcaaAAAGGAAGAGAAGTATTCAGAAATTTTGTATGAAAAATCGGAGAGAATGGACTGCTATTTATAGCCAACATGTTGAGTTCaaatgaagaggtgcaactctttaGAGGTCAATTATGATTGTTCACGTAAAACGGCCATAACGTAAATGGCCATTTACGCAAattaaaataggaattcaaaaCGCAGAGGAAAATTAATTTTCTGTTACAAAAACGGATAATTCGGACTTAATtatattacgttaatatttaaagtcgagccgagcgacgacgaggacgcgaggcttgccttctttaactctttaagagctagaaaaagagcaattgtatatatattcatcaaaagttttttcttcctccaatatgggtcaatgtccctttgtcaaggatgggaaactcaaatatttcatttttcctccattttccattcactctTTTTTAAgctaaaacaagctttaaaaacCCAACATTTCTTAATGCATCTACAAAGTTTGAACAGAAGTTACTAAATCGGCCTTAAATTTCTTCTAAGTAGcacaaaagaaaattaaaagtaaaattcaTTCCTTTATATATTATCCACCGTACATAGACTGTTAATTGACTACATAAATAGGACTAGGAATAGTTACACATAGAGATACTCCTAATAAAGTTACACATCTATATTAGAGAAAATAAAACTGATCGGATCAGGGttatttttcctctttcttttttttttcttttgggtgTGTGTGGCAGAGAATCTTAGAAAATATGAGACCTCTTTCAATATCAAACACCTACCCTATTAAATGAACCAATGGGATTATGCCTGGTTCATATAATTTGTTACATCAAATTAACGGGTAGGGCAAGTATTGGTCACTTCACTTGATTTATCAAAACTTTTTTTAATCATGAATTGGTTTTGTCATGACAAAGGGTGTCAATTTCATGGGCATGTAAAGATTGATTAATGATACTGTACCTAATTTCAGTAGTACTAGTACGACATACCTAACTCATCTCTCAAATTATTTTGGTTATTATATATGATTATGcacatataatatataaattatgtatatattatacatttacaaattatttttagtttaagcgatcGAATGGACTACTATTTAAATTAATTCTTCGAAAGAATTCTATATTCCAATTAAGTTAATTAATCAGGTGTAGTTGTTGGGTAAAAAGTAGCAGCTCTACCAGCAAACTAAACTCTATTCTCTTTTTAATAATTACATTAGATTAGCTCCCTCCTACCTAATTCCTATTTGGAGACATATGCAATGGGACATTTTTTATTTAGAGAGTTTAGCATGATAAAAGTCCTTTTCATGAAatacatttttttgaaaaatatttttcagtattTAGTTGGTGATTGAAACATATTTTTagacaaaaatatattataaaataataatagtaaCAATAAGTTTTCTTAGTTGGAGCAAGTAATATGAAATTGAAAGTTAATATAATTCTATGAAAAACGCCTTCCATCCATGAATGGGGGAAGTCAGTTTTCTCATTTTGGTAATCAAAcactacaaaataattttttcataaaaaatattttttgaaaaatgactTTTATCGTACTAAATATACCCTTAATGACTTTAATCATACTAAAGATTGTGTCATCCAAATATATTCGTGCCAGGTGCCACTGAAGTATGCAAAAGGACATATCTGGAAAAAGTTGAACATAAATTAAACAAAGGTCATTTTCGTCATCGTAATTAATCAATTGTTACGCAAGGAAATGCCTAAATATGGAAAGTTGAAAGTTGTAACCTAAAATCAGGCAGGGAGCATCATATTATCTTTGACTTTTGATTTAATCAAAATGCATAATTTATAgggaaaaaaaattagaaattacaATTAAACACCATTTTCTATCTTAAGCACCATTATATTGTTGTCGCCACCATAGTTATTTGCGAGAAAGTTTTCAATAATACCAAAATTCAACCACACTATCTAAACACCTAACTGGAAAAAACCGAGCAATAAACTAAGTTCAACAACCCAATAATCAGCAAGACCGCAATTGAATTTTCAAGCTTTTTCAATATCTCAATAATGGTATATTCTAGATTTTTTCACCAAACCTTTAATACTAATGTTAAAGCTTTTAAATCTAtcacaaataaataatttttacaatATTTGGATAATAACCCAACAAAAATCGCTCAATTTTTAGATCTGAAATTTTATgttctttcaaaaattctatGTGGGAAAGAAGATGAGGGGGAGGGTGGTCTGAGCAAGAAGACCAGGAGGGGCGGGGAGGAGTTCCTGTGGAAAGGGGAGACAAAATATAGGATTTTTTACGGGCTTTACGTGCGCTTTTTGTGTGTAAATACACGAGTGCTACTTGGTCAAAAATAATGTGTCTTAACCACACTTCAGAAAGATTGAATGTGTAAAAAAATTTCCGTAGATGAGAGATGTATAATAGAAATTTTGCTGTAAGGTTTACGGGCAAACTATGTATTTTGCCAATTAAGTATTCAAGATGCCTGTGATGAATACTGACATTCAGATATTTGGTGAACTAACACATGCATTTGACGACCGAATATTTCATTTTCATAAGTTTTCATTTGTCAGCATCACATGGTCCATAGAGAATAGATCTAACTTAGAAAATTAttgcacaaaaaaaaaaaaaaaaaaaaaaggcggCATACCTAAtacttaaaataaaataaacagtgCATTAGGTCAAATCCAGCGTGCTAGGCTAAGATATGACTGCAATCTAACTTATAAATTTATTAGTATCTACAACTACGCCTGCAATAATCTTTTTATGAATTTATTAATGTCTACAATTGCAGTGATACGGGTCATTTTCTTTATTATAATTGCACAATTTACCTATGATTACATGTGATTATTACGCCTTTCTTGACCCATAAATTGCATAATTTAGTTTGTATGCCGAAAAAAATACATACTCAAATCCGATATTTAcgttaaattatattatttatcaTACAACagcaacgacccagtaaaatttcACAAAGTAAAGTCTggattaaattatattatttatcatgataaataataaataaaagtgaatacaTATTAATTTAACCACACAAAAGTAACATCTTTTAAGGAGATCTCTTCCCCAATTGATTATCACAAAGTCTCTCCATATATATAATGTTTAAAAAAATTGCATGCAAAATATTACATGGGATAACTATTCACTTTATATGTCAAATAGGTATTCCTTCGTCCTTAACTAGAAGTCTCAAGTTCGAGCCCGTAGGTATGGAGTCGTCTTTGTTAGGGAGCATTTTACCCCCAATATGGGAGCGCGAATCCGAATTAGTCGGGACCCAATATGAATACCGGATACCGGATGGGAAATCAAAAAACATGGCGTGTTTCTTTTTTGGTGTAGTTAATTAATCAAACTAAATTTTggaaaagaaatggaaaaaaagagaagaacatACCTTGCAGCAATCCTTTAGCAGCAGAGAAATTAATAGTGAGAGGGTCTTCAACATCAACTCCACATTTAACTTTGTCAGGCAATCTTTGAATGAAATCACCCCTCATATCACTCACTGCTTTCACATTATTCATCAAATATTTGTCAAACCATccatttttgttctcttttttcaTTATAAATGGCACCTTCACATCATCCTCGTGCCTCTCCATTAATTTTGACCTCCAAACACagagaaatgaaaggaaaattatCTCTGCTTTGTCTTATGAcgaagtgtatatatatatataaaaggagGGATAGATATTTATCcgtttttcatttgttttttctttttccaagtGGGGTTGTCTGTAGTAGCATTTATAGTTACTAAATGCTTTCTGATCTATTTGGGCAATGGGCACTGTTTTTTATTACGTACAACTAGATTCTGAACTATGTATTATGTGCTCTATAAAAGGTGGAACTGGCACCTGTGTATACTGATGTTGGTTATCAATaattaaggggtcatttggttacCTAGTGGAATTGACAAGGATTATCCTATGGGATATCTCACATATAGAGGGATAGCTAATATCATTAGCTACTAACCATAATTAATTATATGATAAATACAATCTCATATTTTATCTCGAAATTAGTATCTTTATCCCGTAACCAAATAACCCCTAACAAGCCAAATAACCCCTAATAATGCATTTTCTAATAATTAATAGGTTCTGCTCATTCCTAggttttgctttttcttttctttttggttagATTAGTTGGGTCAACATTTGATGAATGGGTCATAAATCAATTCGCCTAACATGACCTACATTTTGTTCTTTCGTTTCGGAGTTCAATCAACATTCTCAATCGACTATCAACCAGTTCTACTAGTTAAATTGATAACACAAAAATTGTGTATATCATTGCAATTACTCAGATTATTTATTTTACCCTTTTTTCTGTAATTTAAAGTTgctttttaattataaaatggcAACAGGATTATATGGATGGTAATCTGATTTTACGACTGCGTGTTAATAACTTTTTAAGATATTCCTTTTGAAATGATTGACTAATGCAATCCATTTTGAAATTATTGAGTGACGGTCAACTTCTGTTTTAAGAGTAACCAGATTATGCCTTATTTTGTGTTATCTCACAATTACTAACGGTAAAAGAGAGGAAATATATATGGGATGATAAATATTTATTCGTGTCTGGTGTTTATATTAAATAGAATTGTGTACAGATAAAATCGGGGATAAAGCTACCCCGATTTTCCGGTaaagaaacaagaagaaaacACGATCTGACATGGCCTCGAGTAAAGCCGAGGGATTCCATGTCTCAGAGCCCGGGGAGGACGAATGGTGCACCCGGGACCGGGCACAGCCGAGCATTATGCCCGAGCAGAGTGAAGAGCCGAGACTAAGGAAATAGACGGTTAGACAAGATAAGCGAGGGATTGGAATATCTGCCCTCAGTTGGATATTACGGCAGAAATTTCGCGTTGTGTCAACTGCGTATCAATGTTTAGTGGAAGGAgaagattttttaccttatttagacttataCTAGGATTGAAACTCCCTTACTATATAAAGTGGAGAACCTTTTTATTTTGAGGACCACTGTTGGCACGCACATCAAAGCAATAAAGTTAATTTTTATTCTTTAGATATTGTTAAAGTGTTCTTCATCTGTTGTACCCTAGGCCGTTCCAAGGACTGGATTGGGACTGATTTCCAAACGTCCATTGCGAAGCTAGACTTAATCATCCATTTCACTTGGTTTGATTGCTCCGATTTcctttaattcaattatttattGTTCATAGTTCGTTTGTGTTAAATTAAGTCACATATCCtttaaaccgcgtataaatttaattgttgctCATTTTAAAGGGTAAATAGTGTGgctcccaccgtggggctaagaataatagtgatGATTTAatacgaatctccataacacaccatattttacacttgctctttgaagtttgATTTCAGGTTATTTAAAATGTAAAACTCTCAGTCTGCTCATTTGGACGTTAACGCCGAGTTAGGCCCCTATGGTGAAAACAATAACGTGATACCAAACAATGACGTACTCACAGTTGATCCCAACGGTGTTCCTATTACTGACCCAATCGATGCTAACTCACAAGTTGCTATCAACATCAACCTGCCGACTGATcctgaaaatagcattcgcgAGGTACCCCGGCCATCGGCTCGAGAAGTACCCGAAGGGGAAGGTGATGGGGTTATCTTACaattgatttttgaaatgttgcaagctcaataaGTAGCAATAGCACAGCTGCAAACTCAAAATAACAGCAGAACAGAACTTAACCCGAGCGGGTTAGAGAAAATGCCCGAAAAAATGAACAAATTATCATAGAACCGGGTGAATTTGGACCCGGAGAAACTTCCGAGGTGATTAAATGCTTGAAGCGCTAACAAAACGGGAGGAGTCTGGTGAAAAGAatagaggcaaatgacaagaaggtgAAACTTATAATTCGAGGGTCGATCTGATCCAGGCAATGCCTCCAATATTGAAAGGGACGGATTACAAAAAAATTCATTCAGAAACCTTTTCCCCCAAGTGCGGCACTGAAGCCAATTCGGAAGAGATTCCAGATGCCTGATATTCCCAAGTACAACGGAACTACAAatccaaacgagcatgtaacctcctaCAACGTGCGCAATAAAAGGAACGACCTAGAAGACAACGAGATCGAGTCGGTGTTATtgaagaagtttggggaaacCTTATCCAAAGGGGCAATAATATGGTACCATAACTTACCTctgaattctattgattcatttgctatgcttgcagatacCTTCGCTAAATCCCATGCCAAAGCCATCAAGGCCAAGACGAGGAAATTGGACCTCTTCAAAGTCAAGAAAAGAGACAACAAGATGCTTAGGGAGTTTGTGTCAAGGCtccagatggaacggatggatcTGCCCCCGTCACAGATGATTAGGTCGTTCAACCGTTCACTCAAGGGCTCAACCCTCGAAGTTCCATCGTCTCTAACCAATCGAAGCAAAACTTGGTGGAAAACCCGTCGGTTACCTGGGCCGATGTTCATAACAGGTATCAGTCAAAGATCAGAGTCGAGAACGActagttgggagccccctcgagGTCTAtttaccccaatagagcaaacgACAGATCTGAAAGAACTATGGACCAGGAGCCGAGGCCCATTCAAGATCAGTATCAGCCATACAATTCGAATAGAAAGGGAAATGGACCCGGTCGCCACCCAGCCAAGAACGACAGGAGAAGCAACCAAGGACTTGGACACTGAGGAATGATGAGTAAGCTCAGTTTCGACAGATTACTTGGGGCCAGGGAAGCCCCTAGACTATccgaatataacttcaacatggATGTTGCGAGTATAGTGTTGGTCATTGGTCGCATCAAGGAGACCAAATGGCCTAGGCAATTTCATTCTGATCCCACACAAAGGGATCACAACTTGGTGTGTAAATACCAAGGTACTCACGGTCGGATGATTGAGAATTGTCGACAACTAAGGAAAAAAGTGGCTCGTCTATTCAACAATAGGCATCTTTGAGAATTCTTAAGTGAGCGGGCCAAAGATCATTTTAAAAACAGGGACTCCAACAAACAAATTGAGCAGGAGGAGCCTCAGTAAGTCCTCAGCATGATCATTGAGGGAAAGATGTCCCACAAGGGCCAATGATAAAGCGCACTAAAGTTTCTATCACAAGGGGAAAATGCACTCGGGACTACATCTCGGAGGGGTCCATCTCGTTCAGCGACGAGAATGCCGAGGGCATCATCcagcctcacaatgatgcactagtaatttccgtaattatcaataaatctcgagttaaacgtgtgttaatagatccaggtagctcgaccaacatcatcCGATCTAGGATCGTAGAACAATTGGGATTATTGGACCAAATCGTATCGGCAGTGTAAGTAttaaacgggttcaatatggcatgcgagACAATGATGggtgaaataactctactagtaAACGTTGTTGGGACCACCTAGAAAAAAAATTATGCAATCGAGggggatatgagatacaatgccttgtTAGAGAGGCCATAGGTCCACAATATGAGAGCAGTGTCTTCGACCCTACATCAAGCATTGAAGTTTCCCACTCCATGTGGAATCAAAATGGTCTACGGGAGCAACCGgctgcaaaggagatgttcgtTGTCGAGGAAGTGATCATGCTACCCACGGTCATGACTTCAAAAGGTAGGGGGTTGGTCGaagagaaagaaaacaaataacaaccaACGGCCCCGACCTTTACCGAGACGAAGAGACAAGAGGAACACACAGCAAATGATGAGGATAATTTCGGTGTCCCGAGATCCTTCATAATACCCGATGATATCGATGATCGAGGAATTGGAGCAGGTCATATTGATCGAGTATCTATCGGAtaggaaggtatacctgggcacggggttaactcccgagctcaagaaaaaacttattgatttcGTTAAAGTTAATgttgattattttgcttggtcctacATAAATATAACAGAGATCCCACCGGAAGTGACAACTCACAAATTAAGCTTGGATCCAAAATTTTACCCGGTCAAATAGAAGATGAGGCTATAGTTCGAGGTCAAAtacgcattcatcaaagacgaggtatctaaacttctGAAAATAGGAATCCATAAATTTCTCATACGATGTCGAgacttgatgatttcagttgctatgattcaaaaataatg belongs to Nicotiana tabacum cultivar K326 chromosome 6, ASM71507v2, whole genome shotgun sequence and includes:
- the LOC107799900 gene encoding metal tolerance protein 4-like isoform X2 → MDVEEPLLRNEVPNARRNSVTSMRCDFFSKLPRKVKTGLDPEEPFLLDLSKTTGLINGEKEYYERQIATLKSFEEVDSLDSADVIDEEQDLLDQAQHERAMNISNFANVLLLAFKIYATVKSGSLAIAASTLDSLLDLMAGGILWFTHLSMKSINIYKYPIGKLRVQPVGIIIFAAVMATLGFQVLVQAVEQLIKDTPSDKMTEEQLAWLYAIMLTATGVKLVLWIYCRSSGNKIVRAYAKDHYFDVVTNVVGLVAAVLGDRFYWWIDPVGAIVLAVYTITNWSGTVLENAVSLVGQSAPPEFLQKLTYLVLRHDPQIKRVDTVRAYTFGVLYFVEVDIELPEDLPLKEAHAIGESLQIKIEELPEVERAFVHLDYECDHKPEHSILSRIPNSPP
- the LOC107799900 gene encoding metal tolerance protein 4-like isoform X1: MERHEDDVKVPFIMKKENKNGWFDKYLMNNVKAVSDMRGDFIQRLPDKVKCGVDVEDPLTINFSAAKGLLQGEKEYYERQIATLKSFEEVDSLDSADVIDEEQDLLDQAQHERAMNISNFANVLLLAFKIYATVKSGSLAIAASTLDSLLDLMAGGILWFTHLSMKSINIYKYPIGKLRVQPVGIIIFAAVMATLGFQVLVQAVEQLIKDTPSDKMTEEQLAWLYAIMLTATGVKLVLWIYCRSSGNKIVRAYAKDHYFDVVTNVVGLVAAVLGDRFYWWIDPVGAIVLAVYTITNWSGTVLENAVSLVGQSAPPEFLQKLTYLVLRHDPQIKRVDTVRAYTFGVLYFVEVDIELPEDLPLKEAHAIGESLQIKIEELPEVERAFVHLDYECDHKPEHSILSRIPNSPP